The genomic DNA CGCGCACCGCCCACGGTTCGGCTCGATGCCGGCGACACACCTCGAGGCGAGCATCGTCGTCGACGAGGCGAGAAGCGAGACCGATTCGAGCAGGTTGCGCGCCATGAGCGGCAGCGTCACGTTCAATTCGAGAACCCCCAACCCGCCGCCGAGGGTCACCGCCGCGTCATTCCCGATCACCTGCGCCGCCACCTGGATCGACACCTCGAGGATCACCGGGTTCACCTTCCCCGGCATGATGGAGGAGCCCGGCTGCAGCGACGGCAGGGAGATCTCGCCGATACCGCACCGGGGCCCCGAAGACAGGAGCCGCAAGTCGTGGGCGATCTTCATCAGGGACGCCGCTATGACTTTCAGCGCGCCGCTGGCCGAAACGAGCGGATCCTGCGCCCCCATCGCCTCGAACCGGTTCTCCGCCGGGCGGAACGGGATGCCGGTCGAACGGGCGATCTCCGCGATCGTCCGCGCGGCGAACTCCGGATGGGCGTTCAGGCCCGTCCCCACGGCCGTGCCGCCGAGCGGAAGTTCCTCGAGATCGGCGAAGACCGCCTTCACCCGCCGGATCCCGTGGTCCACCTGGGAGGCGTACCCCGAGAACTCCTGCCCGAGCGTGACGGGCACGGCGTCCTGCAGGTGAGTTCTCCCGATCTTCAGGACATCGGAGAACTCCGCCGCCTTCCCGGAGAGCGCGTCCCGCAGCTCGGAGAGCGCCGGGAGGAGCCGGTCGGAAAGTTCCCGCCGCACCGCGATCCGGATCGCCGACGGGATCACGTCGTTGCTCGACTGGCACCGGTTCGCGTGGTCGTTCGGATGGACCGGGGCGTTCCCCCCCAGCGGCTTCCCGAGCAGCTCGTTCGCCCGGTTCGCCAGCACCTCGTTCACGTTCATGTTCGTGGAGGTGCCGGAACCGGTCTGGAAGACGTCGACGACGAACTGGTCGTCGAACGTCCCCTCGATGACCTCCCGGGCGGCGCGGGAGATCGCCTCCGCGAGGGGAGTCGGGAGGATCCCCAGCCCGGCGTTCACCTCGGCGGCGAGCCCTTTCACCAGCGCGACGGCATGGACCACCGGCAACGGCATCCGCCGCCCGCTGACGGGGAAGTTCTCCACGGCCCGCTGCGACTGCGCGCCGTAATACGCCTTCGCGGGGACGCGGACCTCGCCCATCGAATCCTTTTCTACGCGGAACGTTACCGTCATATCCTCCATTCCTGATAGATTCCCCAAGAGGCGGGAGAGTTCCGGGCCTCCTCTGCTCTACTCCTCTTCTTCCCGGATCGGCTCGAACTGCTCCTTTTCCGGGGAGTACCGGAAGATCGTCCCGGTGCCGATCACGAAGTACCAGGCATGGACGTGGAGACGCCCCTCCTGCGCCGCCTTCATGACGACCGGATAGGTCCGCAGATTCTCCATCTGGAGGAGGACGTTCTCTTCCGCGGTGATCTCGTACCGCTCCTCCCGCGACCGTTCCGGGTAGTTGGCCGCCACGACCGCCATCGTCCGGTCGCCGTGCCTCAGCCACTCGGCGATGTGGGGAGTGTCCGCGAACTTCGCACGGTCCTTGTAGAGCGCCTTCATCGCGCCGCAGTCGGAGTGTCCGCAGACGACGATGTCCCGCACCTCCAGGTGCTCCACGGCGTATTCCACCGCCGCCGCCACGCCGGTCCCGTCCGGAGGATTCTCCGAATACGGGGGGATGAAATTCCCCATGTTCCGGACGATGAAAAGATCTCCCGGCTGCGCGTGGGTGATCGTCACGGGATTCACCCGGGCGTC from Deltaproteobacteria bacterium CG2_30_66_27 includes the following:
- the aspA gene encoding aspartate ammonia-lyase (catalyzes the formation of fumarate from aspartate), which gives rise to MEDMTVTFRVEKDSMGEVRVPAKAYYGAQSQRAVENFPVSGRRMPLPVVHAVALVKGLAAEVNAGLGILPTPLAEAISRAAREVIEGTFDDQFVVDVFQTGSGTSTNMNVNEVLANRANELLGKPLGGNAPVHPNDHANRCQSSNDVIPSAIRIAVRRELSDRLLPALSELRDALSGKAAEFSDVLKIGRTHLQDAVPVTLGQEFSGYASQVDHGIRRVKAVFADLEELPLGGTAVGTGLNAHPEFAARTIAEIARSTGIPFRPAENRFEAMGAQDPLVSASGALKVIAASLMKIAHDLRLLSSGPRCGIGEISLPSLQPGSSIMPGKVNPVILEVSIQVAAQVIGNDAAVTLGGGLGVLELNVTLPLMARNLLESVSLLASSTTMLASRCVAGIEPNRGRCAELIEQSLAMVTPLAVRIGYDKAAELAHEAYHGGKTIRALLAEKGVLTADEIERILDPRTMI